Genomic window (Nitrospirales bacterium LBB_01):
TTTAGCACTTAATGCGGCAATAGAGGCAGCCCGTGCTGGTGAACATGGTAAGGGTTTTGCTGTGGTAGCCTCAGAAGTTAGAAAACTTGCCGAGAGAAGCCAAAAGGCAGCAGGAGAAATCAGCACCTTATCGTCAACAACTGTACAGGTATCAGAAAAAGCAGGCACTATGCTTAGACAGTTAGTGCCAGATATTCAAAAGACTGCGGAGTTGGTTCAGGAAATCAGCGCAGCTAGCAGCGAACAAAATGCCGGTGCTGATCAAATAAACAAGGCAATCACACAGCTTGACCAGGTAATTCAACAAAACGCTTCTGCATCTGAGGAGATGGCGTCAACATCAGAGGAGTTAACATCTCAGGCAGAACAGCTCTCGGCAGCAATAGCGTTTTTTAGAACCGGCGAACAGAGACATGTTTCAAAGGCGCCCAAAAAACAGCCGCCTAAAATAGCGCATATAACACACGAGAAGCATAAACCTGCTGCTGCTACAAAAGCAAAAAAGGTTGATTTGCTTGCCGAGCACAAAGACGACAGCGAATTTGAGTCATACTAAGGGAGGCGTCAAATGGCAGAAGATAATACAATGATGCAGTTTTTAACATTTAAGCTGGATGATGAGGTGTTTGCGCTTCATATAGAGAAAATTCGTGAGGTGTTAGAATTTACCACCGTTACGAAGATGCCCAGAACGCCGGAGTTTATGCGAGGCGTGATTAATTTGCGCGGCAGCGTTGTACCAGTTATTGATATGAAACAGAAATTTGGGATGTCCTATACTGAAAAAGCTGTGGATACATGTGTAGTAATTGTAGAGGTTGGAATGGAGGGAGAGAAACTCGTTTTGGGCGCTATGGTGGACAGCGTCAAAGAGGTCATGGAGCTTGAAAGCTCGGCAATAGAGCCGCCTCCTAAAATAGGAACTCAGTTAAACAATGAGTATATCGAGGGCATGGGCAAACAGGACGACGAATTTGTCATAATTTTGGATATAGACAGGATATTTTCCGCTGATGAGTTAACGATTGTGTCTGATATGAAAGGCGGACGTATGTCGTTAGAGCCGGATGAGGAGATGGCGGCGCTGCACGCTTAAGGAGTTATAAATAGAGGATACAGAATAAGGATTTTATCCGCAGATGATACAGATGAACGCAGATATAAATCTGTGAAAATCTGCGCAATCTGCGGATTAATCTTTTCAATAGTTCCTTGACGGACTTACACTAATAGAAAACATTATTTACAAAATCAGTCTTCTCTACATACCCCATGTCTGAGAGCTTTTTCCCAATTTCTGCAAAATACATTGAGGCGACAACAACAAAAGGCCTATTGTTCTGCCGGTTTTTTAATGAATCTGGGGAGTAAATATCAAGCCCATAAAACACCGTGCCCCATCTGTCAGGATTGCCGTCAATAAACCCATTTACGTAAAAACCAATTTCATTTAGCATAAATCTTGTGGAAATGCCGGCAGTACCAGCTCCCCATATATATATTTCCCTGTCATTGACTGATGGTATGATTTTTCTTAATTCATCAAGTGTTACAGAGACAATGTCATTTTTTTCTCTAAGCATGGCAGATATGTTCACACAACTGTTTAAGTTTCTGCCTTTTTCTATGATTTCACTTAAACTCTCTGCCGATACCTCAGTGTATTCAATAGTTTTTGGGGAGACTGAGTTTGCTTTTGCGGTTTTTAGGTCAACCACTAATATAGCAGCATATTTATAAATAAACTCTCGCTGACGCTGATTAACCTCAAGGAGTTTTCCTCTTTCGTATTCACTAAGCACACGATTTGTGGAAATATCCCACTGTCCGTCTTCTACCTCACACACTACGGTGGCATTACAGTTACACTTTCTTATGACTCCGAGTTTATAGAAAGCGCTTGTGCGCCCTCTTAGCCATATCAAATCAAAACGGTCACGGTTTAGCCTTATAAACTCTTCAAATTCCCATACATCAAAGCAAACCTCAATGCCCGTAAACTGAGAGAAGTTTTCAATCTGGCTTTTTAGAATATTGTGTTCATGGTAAAATGATACCTTAGCGCCGCTGTCCATTAGCTCTGCGGTTAATGTGCGTAGGTTGAAATTACCGGTTTGTGTATCAGTAACTGATGGCATCGTGCTAACAAACAAAACCTCGGCTGTTTTACCATACCTATAGGTTCTACCTGAAAATTCATAATCTCGGTGAAAGTGGTTTAGTTCTAACTGAGATTTCCACCTCTCTAAAAATGTGCAGCGGTCTCTAAACAACAACTCATCACTTATGTGTGAGTTAGGTTGAGGTTTTTCAATGTAGTTTTCATCGGGTGCTATAAGGGAGACCTCAGTATCCGGAAAATAAAACACTTTAAACTCACGGCTCCTCACAAAAAAACAAAGGTCTGCGGCTTGATACAAGTCAGTTTTGTAAGTCCTGTAATTCTGCGCATATTCCCTTAATATATCACCAAGCACGGCAAAACATCCCTCAGCGTAAAAATCAATTTCCCTGATATAATTAATTTTATCGGAGTTGGGGTCGTCTCCAAAATCCAGATGGTTAATAAAATAGCCGTTTGCCCACATTGTAGAGCCGATGTTTTTCACTTGCCCCTCGTGATTTACAATTTTTATGCCTAAAAAGCCGCATCGGTTAATTCGTGCGAAGGATTCGTTAATTACTTTGAAAAACCCTGCTTTCATTTCACATGCCCCGTGTACAAACGCAACGTATTTGCCGTTTATCGGTTCGGCTGCCAATACTCCGCTTAAATTAATGCTGTTAGAGGCTGTGACAACTCTGAGACCTTTCACATGGCTTAACCATTCGCTGCTGCCGTCTAATCCCTCCGGTAAAACCGCAATAACCTCTATTTCCATATTTTTACATTGCGCAGTTACAGTGTAAATAGTGTGTAGAAGCAGCGGGAAACTACCCGCATAGGTCACGACAACTGTAAATTCCGCCTTATCGGTAACCGTATAAGCAGAGAAGGGGTTAAAGCAATCATAAAAACTCCTTCTTATGGAAACCTGAGGCCCTGGAAACTCGCCGTCAGCAATTACCGGATGGGTTTTCCCACGCATCCATATATCATAAAAATATAATTTTTCAGGATTGTCTAAAAGCACATTAATTGAGTCTTTAAACCAACCTGTATGAAGCGGTTCGATTATGGATGGAAAGTGAACAAAGTATCCGGTCAAGTTTAGCGCAACTGCCTGATAAAACAAAAACTGCGACATGGTGTCAATTTCTATAATCCGAATATCGAGGTCAGTGTTGTGGATATTTAGGATTTCGCCAGCACCTGAGACATCAGTTATAATTAGCACTTCAAGGTCTCGGTTTATTTGGGTCATAACTTGTGCAATCGTATTTTTTAGCGATTTAATATGCCACAGGGATTCTTCATGTATAGCTTTAACAAACGCAACGGCAAGCGTACCAATCGGCCCGTCAGGATGCTGCGATGACAGGTGTTTATATCGCATGTAGATTTCACGAGTTTCAGGGTAAAAGACGCTCCAATTGGCAAATCCGCTTTTAGATTCCTTGTGAAAGCGATAGACCGAGAGAGTCTCAGGGATATAGTAAAACTTGTGCTTTTGGGCAAATCTTAAAAACAGATCATAGTCCATCATGTATTTTAAAGATGTGTCAACAGAGCCAAATTCCTTAAGCAGACTGCGTTTAAAAAACACTGAGGGTTGATTAGGCGGCACATTGTGGCTCCAGTAGCGGAGCATCTTTTCAAAATCAAGCTCAGAGTTAATATTTACGTAGTGTTCAGCGGAGTTTTCAAAATAATACAGACAGTCGCCGTATATAACGCTTGCCTCTTGGTTATTCTTAAATGCAGCGGCCACTTTATGAAACGCTCCTGGGTAATGGTAATCGTCTGAGTTTATCCATGCGATGACATCTCCGGTAGCCATAGCAAATCCCTTATTTATGGCATAAGCCTGCCCCTCGTCAGGCTCTGAGACCCATGTCAGGTGGGGATAACTTCTCAGAATATCCAGCGTGTTATCTGTTGAACCGCCGTCAATAATGATATGCTCAAAGTCAGGGTAGTTTTGCCTGAGAACGCTGACGATGGTTTCCTCTATGAATTTCCCTTGATTAAAGGAGACTGTTACAACCGAAAACTTAAGATTTCCCATACCGGTGTATTATAAAACTTTTTACAGTGTTATTTAAACGATTGTTTAGGTTAAGATTTCTTAAGAGAAAGCTGCTTGACTAATCATTTTTATGATGTTAAACTAACGAATAACAGATGGCTTTTAAGGGGTTATCAGAAAAATGAGAAAAGACCGTGGGTTTACCATAAGAAAGGCTGTAAAGAAGCCGGCTGACAACAGGCCGGTTGGGGATATAATAAAGGAGCTAAAGGGACAGAGTGCGAAAAATCAATCCGATTACAGAGACATGTCGCTTAAAATTCACGGACTCATATGCGCAAAATGCGGCAGCGAATTTAACGAAAAAAATAAATCCCTTCTTACCGTGCATCACAAAGATGGAAACCATGATAACAACCCTGCCAATGGTTCAAACTGGGAGAATCTGTGCGCATACTGTCATGATGACGAGCATAGCAGGGGGATTTTAGGTGACTATCTGTCGGGTAAGTGAAGCTAACAGCTCTGTGAGAGTTGCTCTTATTGAAATTGCAGCAGTTGACTAAAACCATGTCTGCCAGCCTGACTACCAAAAAACAGAGGGTTATGGAGTACTATAACTCTGCGGCAGAAAGGCGCGATTATTACATAGATAAAAACAAGTACTACTATGACGACCTCACTGGTTTTTTGAAGTTTACCATTCCTGCTGGTAAAAGGATTCTGGAGATTGGCTCAGGCACAGGACATGTCCTTGCCGCTCTTGAACCATCTTACGGCGTAGGTGTTGATTTTTCTCCAAAGATGGTTCAGATAGCTAAGCTAAAGTATCCGTATCTTAGGTTTTTTAAAATGGATGCCGAAGACCTTGACCTTAATGACGCCCCATTTGATTACATCGTTATTTCAGACACAATCGGGCTTTTTGAAGACATACAGCAGGTGTTTAAACACATGAAGCACCTTGTTAATGAACACACACGAGTGGTCATAACATATAACTGTTCTCTATGGCATCCTATATTAAGTATTGCTGAGACACTGAGACTTAAGATGCCGCGGCAGCAGTTGAATTGGCTTGATGCTGAGGATGTCAGTCAGCTTTTGTATCTTGAGGGTTTTGAGGTAGTGAAAACCGGCAGAAGATTTTTATTTCCAAAAAAATTATCGTTTATATCGTCATTTATAAACAAATTTATTGCTCATCTGCCGTTTTTTAATTCCCTGTGTCTAACAGGATTTATAATAGCAAAGAAGGCATACAGCGCAGATAATACTAAACCCGAGCCAACCGTAAGCGTTGTAATACCTGCCAGAAACGAACGAGGGAACATTGAAAATGCCGTAAAACGAACTCCCAAACTTGGCAGTCATACAGAAATTATCTTTATCGAGGGGCACTCAAACGATGGCACGCTGGATGAGATACGGCGTGTGTGCGACCTCTATAAGGATAAGTGCGATGTCAAATATGCCGTTCAGGACGGCAAAGGCAAAGGGGATGCCGTAAGAAAGGGTTTTGCTATGGCAAACGGGGATATTCTTATGATACTGGATGCGGACCTTACAGTGCCCCCTGAAGAACTCCCTAAGTTTTACGAGGCTATTGCAACAGGGAAGGGAGAATTTATAAACGGCACACGTCTTGTGTATCCACTTGAGAAGGAATCAATGAGGTTTCTAAATATGCTCGGAAATAAGTTTTTCTCAATAATGTTTACATGGATTTTAGGCCAGCGCCTTAAAGACACACTGTGCGGCACAAAGGTTCTATCAAGGGAAAACTATCTGAGCATTCAGGCAAACAGGCATTTCTTTGGCGAGTTTGACCCGTTTGGCGATTATGATCTTATC
Coding sequences:
- a CDS encoding chemotaxis protein CheW → MAEDNTMMQFLTFKLDDEVFALHIEKIREVLEFTTVTKMPRTPEFMRGVINLRGSVVPVIDMKQKFGMSYTEKAVDTCVVIVEVGMEGEKLVLGAMVDSVKEVMELESSAIEPPPKIGTQLNNEYIEGMGKQDDEFVIILDIDRIFSADELTIVSDMKGGRMSLEPDEEMAALHA
- a CDS encoding glycosyltransferase, whose product is MGNLKFSVVTVSFNQGKFIEETIVSVLRQNYPDFEHIIIDGGSTDNTLDILRSYPHLTWVSEPDEGQAYAINKGFAMATGDVIAWINSDDYHYPGAFHKVAAAFKNNQEASVIYGDCLYYFENSAEHYVNINSELDFEKMLRYWSHNVPPNQPSVFFKRSLLKEFGSVDTSLKYMMDYDLFLRFAQKHKFYYIPETLSVYRFHKESKSGFANWSVFYPETREIYMRYKHLSSQHPDGPIGTLAVAFVKAIHEESLWHIKSLKNTIAQVMTQINRDLEVLIITDVSGAGEILNIHNTDLDIRIIEIDTMSQFLFYQAVALNLTGYFVHFPSIIEPLHTGWFKDSINVLLDNPEKLYFYDIWMRGKTHPVIADGEFPGPQVSIRRSFYDCFNPFSAYTVTDKAEFTVVVTYAGSFPLLLHTIYTVTAQCKNMEIEVIAVLPEGLDGSSEWLSHVKGLRVVTASNSINLSGVLAAEPINGKYVAFVHGACEMKAGFFKVINESFARINRCGFLGIKIVNHEGQVKNIGSTMWANGYFINHLDFGDDPNSDKINYIREIDFYAEGCFAVLGDILREYAQNYRTYKTDLYQAADLCFFVRSREFKVFYFPDTEVSLIAPDENYIEKPQPNSHISDELLFRDRCTFLERWKSQLELNHFHRDYEFSGRTYRYGKTAEVLFVSTMPSVTDTQTGNFNLRTLTAELMDSGAKVSFYHEHNILKSQIENFSQFTGIEVCFDVWEFEEFIRLNRDRFDLIWLRGRTSAFYKLGVIRKCNCNATVVCEVEDGQWDISTNRVLSEYERGKLLEVNQRQREFIYKYAAILVVDLKTAKANSVSPKTIEYTEVSAESLSEIIEKGRNLNSCVNISAMLREKNDIVSVTLDELRKIIPSVNDREIYIWGAGTAGISTRFMLNEIGFYVNGFIDGNPDRWGTVFYGLDIYSPDSLKNRQNNRPFVVVASMYFAEIGKKLSDMGYVEKTDFVNNVFY
- a CDS encoding HNH nuclease family protein — encoded protein: MRKDRGFTIRKAVKKPADNRPVGDIIKELKGQSAKNQSDYRDMSLKIHGLICAKCGSEFNEKNKSLLTVHHKDGNHDNNPANGSNWENLCAYCHDDEHSRGILGDYLSGK
- a CDS encoding glycosyltransferase produces the protein MSASLTTKKQRVMEYYNSAAERRDYYIDKNKYYYDDLTGFLKFTIPAGKRILEIGSGTGHVLAALEPSYGVGVDFSPKMVQIAKLKYPYLRFFKMDAEDLDLNDAPFDYIVISDTIGLFEDIQQVFKHMKHLVNEHTRVVITYNCSLWHPILSIAETLRLKMPRQQLNWLDAEDVSQLLYLEGFEVVKTGRRFLFPKKLSFISSFINKFIAHLPFFNSLCLTGFIIAKKAYSADNTKPEPTVSVVIPARNERGNIENAVKRTPKLGSHTEIIFIEGHSNDGTLDEIRRVCDLYKDKCDVKYAVQDGKGKGDAVRKGFAMANGDILMILDADLTVPPEELPKFYEAIATGKGEFINGTRLVYPLEKESMRFLNMLGNKFFSIMFTWILGQRLKDTLCGTKVLSRENYLSIQANRHFFGEFDPFGDYDLIFGAAKLNLKIVEIPITYKAREYGETNISRFAHGWLLLKMTMFAVNKLKFK